The following proteins are co-located in the Ensifer sp. WSM1721 genome:
- the rpmF gene encoding 50S ribosomal protein L32, whose translation MAVPKRKTSPSKRGMRRSADALKAPTYIEDKNSGELRRPHHIDLKTGMYRGRQVLTPKESA comes from the coding sequence ATGGCTGTACCGAAAAGAAAAACGAGCCCGTCCAAGCGTGGCATGCGCCGTTCCGCTGACGCCCTCAAGGCTCCGACCTACATCGAAGACAAGAACTCCGGCGAACTGCGCCGCCCGCACCACATCGACCTGAAGACCGGCATGTATCGCGGCCGCCAGGTTCTGACGCCGAAGGAAAGCGCATAA
- the thiP gene encoding thiamine/thiamine pyrophosphate ABC transporter permease ThiP — protein sequence MTTAAGALSLGGILLFVGLAAIALLAQSRGGDAGPLFDAYLWRVTRFTLLQASLSTLISVLFAIPVARALARQASFPGRIWVLRLMALPLGLPALVAALGLIEVWGRQGLLNTALAAAGLAQPISVYGLFGILTAHVFFNMPLAARLMLAGIERIPAEYWRTSANLGMGPLATLRFIEWPAIRGLLPGIAGLIFMLCATSFTLVLTLGGGPAASTIEVAIYQALRFDFDPPRAIALSGLQVALTGALLILLKFIAPPPEEGETTGRAIRRFDGARGMSQLFDRIWLALAIAFVGVPFAAIAYSGAKADLLRLVREPAFHHALAMSMMIALLSATVSVVMTALMIRAERLALAPRRPRRAARLFAGAIESSTSFILLVPPVVLGAGWFLLLRPLGDVARFAPAIVIAINALMALPFVYRVLAPAMATHAVRTERLAASLGIGGFHRLRWIDWPALRRPLLMALSFAMALSLGDLGAIALFGSEEMVTLPFLLYSRMASYRTADAAGLALMLGLVCLILTVLGTAGEEKPPEGRSA from the coding sequence ATGACGACCGCCGCCGGGGCCTTGAGCCTCGGCGGCATTCTGCTTTTCGTCGGCCTCGCCGCCATCGCGCTGCTTGCTCAGTCCCGCGGCGGCGATGCCGGTCCACTGTTCGACGCCTATCTCTGGCGGGTGACGCGCTTCACCCTGCTGCAGGCAAGCCTCTCGACGCTCATCTCCGTCCTCTTCGCAATACCCGTCGCCCGCGCACTCGCCCGGCAGGCCTCTTTCCCCGGCCGTATCTGGGTGCTGCGGCTGATGGCCCTGCCGCTCGGCCTGCCCGCCCTCGTTGCCGCACTTGGGCTGATCGAAGTATGGGGCCGTCAGGGGCTTCTGAACACGGCGCTAGCGGCAGCCGGGCTGGCCCAGCCGATCAGCGTCTATGGGCTCTTCGGCATTCTCACTGCCCACGTCTTCTTCAACATGCCGCTCGCCGCACGGCTGATGCTCGCAGGCATCGAGCGCATCCCTGCCGAATACTGGCGAACCTCCGCCAATCTCGGGATGGGCCCGCTCGCGACCCTCCGCTTCATCGAATGGCCGGCGATCCGTGGCCTGCTCCCCGGTATCGCCGGCCTCATCTTCATGCTCTGCGCCACCAGCTTCACGCTGGTGCTGACGCTCGGCGGCGGCCCGGCCGCAAGCACGATCGAGGTGGCGATCTACCAGGCGCTCCGCTTCGATTTCGACCCGCCGCGGGCGATCGCCCTTTCCGGGCTCCAGGTCGCGCTCACCGGCGCTTTGCTTATCCTGCTGAAATTCATTGCGCCGCCGCCCGAGGAGGGAGAGACGACCGGCAGGGCAATCCGGCGCTTCGACGGCGCAAGGGGGATGTCGCAACTTTTCGACCGGATCTGGCTTGCGCTTGCCATAGCCTTCGTCGGCGTGCCTTTTGCGGCGATCGCCTATTCCGGAGCGAAGGCGGATTTGCTCCGTCTCGTTCGCGAGCCGGCATTCCACCATGCGCTTGCCATGAGCATGATGATCGCCCTCCTTTCCGCCACGGTCTCGGTCGTGATGACGGCACTGATGATCCGCGCGGAGCGCCTCGCGCTCGCGCCGCGGCGCCCGCGAAGGGCAGCGCGCCTCTTTGCCGGCGCAATCGAATCCAGCACGTCCTTTATCCTGCTGGTCCCGCCCGTCGTGCTCGGCGCCGGATGGTTTCTGCTGCTCAGGCCCCTCGGCGATGTCGCCCGTTTCGCACCGGCGATCGTCATCGCCATCAACGCGCTGATGGCGCTCCCTTTCGTCTACCGCGTGCTTGCCCCCGCCATGGCGACGCATGCCGTACGCACCGAGCGTCTGGCCGCAAGCCTTGGCATTGGCGGTTTTCATCGCCTGCGATGGATCGATTGGCCGGCGCTCAGAAGGCCTCTTCTCATGGCCTTGTCCTTTGCCATGGCGCTCTCTCTCGGCGATCTCGGCGCCATAGCCCTGTTCGGCTCCGAGGAGATGGTGACACTGCCGTTCCTGCTCTACAGCCGTATGGCAAGCTACCGCACCGCTGACGCCGCCGGCCTTGCCTTGATGCTCGGGCTCGTCTGCCTGATCTTGACCGTGCTCGGCACCGCCGGCGAGGAGAAACCGCCCGAAGGACGAAGCGCATGA
- a CDS encoding glutathione S-transferase family protein, translating into MAKLVLYVGNKNYSSWSLRPWLALEGCGIPFEDVVIPFDFPAGNPKFHEISPTGRVPVLHHGETRVWESLAIIEYVAELFPEAGLWPEDRDERARARSYSMEMLSGFRPLRGACPMNIRRPRKGIPLPDGVAEDVARIEAIWREAITRSGGPFLFGRFTAADAMFAPVVNRFDVYELVTDPVTLAYMDAVKAHPAFRKWEEAARAEPWIVPEDEA; encoded by the coding sequence ATGGCCAAGCTCGTTCTTTACGTCGGCAACAAGAACTATTCGTCCTGGTCGCTTCGGCCGTGGCTGGCGCTTGAAGGATGCGGCATTCCTTTCGAGGACGTCGTCATTCCTTTCGACTTTCCCGCGGGAAATCCGAAATTCCACGAGATCTCGCCGACGGGCCGCGTGCCGGTGCTCCATCATGGCGAGACACGCGTGTGGGAATCGCTCGCGATCATCGAATATGTGGCGGAGCTCTTCCCGGAGGCCGGCCTCTGGCCCGAAGACCGCGACGAGCGTGCCCGTGCGCGCAGCTATTCCATGGAGATGCTTTCCGGTTTTCGGCCGCTGCGAGGCGCCTGCCCGATGAACATTCGACGGCCACGCAAGGGGATCCCGCTGCCGGACGGCGTCGCGGAAGATGTTGCGCGGATAGAGGCGATTTGGCGGGAGGCGATCACCCGTTCCGGCGGGCCGTTCCTCTTTGGCCGGTTCACCGCTGCCGACGCAATGTTCGCGCCAGTCGTCAACCGTTTCGACGTCTACGAACTCGTGACCGATCCGGTAACGCTCGCCTATATGGATGCCGTCAAGGCGCACCCGGCCTTCCGCAAATGGGAAGAGGCTGCAAGGGCCGAACCCTGGATCGTGCCGGAGGACGAAGCCTGA
- a CDS encoding M48 family metalloprotease, with translation MIRQAVINGWFPTRRGGARARTLIALAATTLLSACQSVIEQTYEPTVSPSASPQIVEEVQKNDPRAQLGAREHPRIVASYGGEYRDAKTERLVARITGALTAVSENPQQSYRITILNSPAINAFALPGGYLYVTRGLLALANDASEVAAVLSHEMAHVTANHGIQRQQREEAEVIASRVVSEVLSSDLAGKQALARGKLRLAAFSRNQELQADVIGVRMLGEAGYDPYAAARFLDSMAAYSRFSAVDPEADQSLDFLSSHPNAPQRVDLARRHARAFGVEGASGDRGRDYYLAGIDGLLYGDSPEEGYVRGQTFLHGQLGIRFDVPAGFQIDNKAEAVLATGPGEVAIRFDGIADNARRRLTDYIASGWVTGLQPDTIRPISVNGLEAATARASADRWDFDVTVIRIDDRIYRFLTAVPKGSTALEATANQLRTSFRRMTGAEVQSLKPLRVRVVTVRPGDTIATLAARMMGTDRKLDLFRLINAMQITSTVRPGDKVKIISE, from the coding sequence ATGATAAGGCAGGCAGTCATCAACGGCTGGTTTCCGACGCGACGCGGCGGCGCACGTGCACGAACACTGATTGCATTGGCGGCCACCACGCTCCTTTCGGCCTGCCAATCGGTGATCGAGCAGACCTATGAGCCGACCGTCTCGCCATCCGCCAGCCCGCAGATCGTCGAAGAGGTGCAGAAGAACGATCCGCGCGCCCAACTCGGCGCGCGCGAGCATCCGCGCATCGTCGCAAGCTACGGCGGCGAGTACCGCGACGCCAAGACCGAACGGCTGGTCGCCCGCATCACCGGCGCCCTGACGGCCGTCTCGGAGAACCCGCAGCAGTCCTACCGCATCACCATCCTGAATTCCCCGGCGATCAACGCCTTCGCGCTGCCGGGCGGCTATCTTTACGTTACGCGCGGGTTGCTCGCGCTCGCCAACGACGCCTCGGAAGTGGCGGCCGTGCTGTCGCACGAGATGGCGCATGTGACCGCCAATCACGGCATCCAGCGCCAGCAGCGCGAGGAAGCCGAGGTGATCGCGAGCCGCGTCGTCTCCGAAGTGCTCTCCTCCGATCTCGCCGGGAAGCAGGCGCTTGCCCGCGGCAAGCTCAGGCTCGCCGCCTTCTCGCGCAATCAGGAACTGCAGGCCGATGTCATCGGCGTCCGCATGCTCGGCGAAGCCGGCTATGACCCCTATGCCGCCGCCCGCTTCCTCGATTCCATGGCCGCCTACAGCCGCTTCAGCGCGGTCGATCCGGAGGCGGACCAGAGCCTCGACTTCCTTTCGAGCCACCCCAACGCGCCGCAGCGCGTCGATCTCGCGCGCCGGCATGCTCGCGCTTTCGGCGTCGAAGGCGCGAGCGGCGATCGCGGGCGCGATTATTACCTCGCCGGCATCGACGGGCTTCTCTACGGAGACAGCCCGGAGGAAGGCTATGTCCGTGGCCAGACCTTCCTGCACGGCCAGCTCGGCATCCGCTTCGACGTGCCCGCCGGTTTCCAGATCGACAACAAGGCCGAGGCCGTGCTGGCCACAGGACCCGGCGAAGTGGCGATCCGCTTCGACGGCATCGCCGACAATGCCCGCCGCCGCCTGACCGATTATATCGCCAGCGGCTGGGTGACGGGCCTGCAGCCCGACACGATCCGCCCGATCAGCGTCAATGGCCTCGAGGCCGCAACCGCCCGGGCGTCAGCCGATCGCTGGGACTTCGACGTCACGGTGATCCGCATCGACGACCGCATCTACCGGTTCCTGACGGCGGTGCCCAAGGGCTCGACCGCGCTCGAGGCGACGGCGAACCAGTTGCGCACCTCCTTCCGCCGCATGACGGGCGCCGAAGTCCAGTCGCTGAAACCGCTGCGCGTCCGCGTCGTCACGGTGAGACCCGGCGATACGATCGCGACGCTCGCGGCGCGGATGATGGGAACGGATCGGAAGCTCGACCTCTTCCGGTTGATCAACGCGATGCAAATCACCTCCACCGTCAGACCCGGCGACAAGGTGAAGATCATTTCCGAGTGA
- a CDS encoding acetyl-CoA C-acetyltransferase: MSNPSIVIASAARTAVGSFNGAFANTPAHELGAAAIKAVLERAGVEAGEVDEVILGQVLPAGEGQNPARQAAMKAGIPQEKTAWGMNQLCGSGLRAVALGMQQIATGDANIIVAGGMESMSMAPHCAHLRAGVKMGDYKMIDTMIKDGLTDAFYGYHMGTTAENVARKWQLTREEQDEFALRSQNKAEAAQKAGRFADEIVPFIVKTRKGDVTVDQDEYIRHGATLDSMAKLRPAFDKEGTVTAGNASGINDGGAATLLMTETEAARRGIQPLARIVSWATAGVDPQIMGTGPIPASRKALEKAGWSVGDVELVEANEAFAAQACAVNKDLGWDPAIVNVNGGAIAIGHPIGASGARVLNTLLFEMKRRGVSKGLATLCIGGGMGVAMCVERL; this comes from the coding sequence ATGAGCAATCCCTCTATCGTGATCGCCAGCGCCGCCCGCACCGCCGTCGGTTCCTTCAACGGCGCCTTCGCCAATACACCGGCGCACGAACTGGGCGCGGCCGCCATCAAAGCGGTGCTCGAACGGGCGGGCGTCGAAGCGGGAGAGGTGGACGAGGTCATCCTCGGCCAGGTGCTGCCGGCAGGCGAGGGACAGAACCCGGCGCGCCAGGCGGCGATGAAGGCCGGTATCCCGCAGGAAAAGACCGCCTGGGGTATGAACCAGCTTTGTGGTTCGGGTCTGCGCGCCGTCGCCCTCGGCATGCAGCAGATCGCGACCGGCGATGCGAACATCATCGTTGCCGGCGGCATGGAATCCATGTCGATGGCGCCGCATTGCGCGCATCTCCGCGCCGGCGTGAAGATGGGCGACTACAAGATGATCGACACGATGATCAAGGACGGCCTGACGGACGCCTTCTATGGCTACCACATGGGCACCACAGCCGAGAACGTCGCGCGCAAATGGCAGCTCACCCGCGAGGAGCAGGACGAATTCGCGCTCCGCTCGCAGAACAAGGCGGAAGCGGCGCAGAAGGCCGGCAGGTTCGCCGACGAAATCGTTCCCTTCATCGTCAAGACCCGCAAGGGCGACGTGACCGTCGATCAGGACGAATATATCCGCCATGGCGCCACCCTCGATTCCATGGCGAAGCTCCGACCGGCCTTCGACAAGGAGGGAACGGTGACTGCCGGCAATGCCTCGGGCATCAATGACGGTGGCGCCGCAACGCTTCTGATGACGGAGACCGAGGCTGCCCGGCGCGGCATTCAGCCGCTTGCCCGTATCGTCTCCTGGGCCACGGCCGGCGTGGACCCGCAGATCATGGGCACGGGACCGATCCCGGCATCCCGCAAGGCGCTCGAAAAGGCCGGCTGGTCCGTCGGCGACGTCGAGCTCGTGGAGGCGAACGAGGCCTTCGCGGCGCAGGCCTGCGCCGTCAACAAGGATCTCGGCTGGGATCCTGCTATCGTCAACGTCAATGGCGGCGCGATCGCGATCGGCCATCCTATCGGCGCCTCCGGCGCCCGCGTTCTCAACACGCTCCTCTTCGAGATGAAGCGACGCGGCGTCTCCAAGGGGCTTGCGACGCTCTGCATCGGCGGCGGCATGGGTGTCGCCATGTGCGTGGAGCGCCTGTAA
- the hisC gene encoding histidinol-phosphate transaminase: MSKFWSPIVSTLKPYVPGEQPRMANLVKLNTNESPYAPSQKALEAIRAAASDDLRLYPDPVALSLRQAIAARYGVLAAEVFVGNGSDEVLAHAFAALLKHDEPLLYPDISYSFYPTYAGLFGIDAVEVPLNAAFRIDIADYRRRSGAIILPNPNAPTGIGLPLAEIERLVAEHPDQPVVIDEAYIDFGGESATVLVPKYENLLVVQTFSKSRALAGLRVGFAIGQRPLIEALERVKDSFNSYPLGRVAQAGATAAIEDEAWFETTCGKIIATRANLTNALKPRGFEVLPSQANFVFARHPEHAGQALAAKLRERAVIVRHFAKPRISDFLRITVGTDEECARLIAALDEIL; the protein is encoded by the coding sequence ATGAGCAAATTCTGGTCGCCGATCGTTTCCACGCTGAAGCCCTATGTTCCCGGCGAACAGCCGCGCATGGCGAATCTTGTCAAGCTGAACACCAATGAGAGCCCCTACGCCCCCTCGCAAAAGGCGCTCGAGGCGATCCGCGCGGCGGCGAGCGATGATCTCCGGCTCTATCCGGACCCGGTGGCGCTCAGCCTTAGACAGGCAATCGCCGCGCGCTACGGCGTCTTGGCCGCGGAGGTCTTCGTCGGCAACGGCTCCGACGAGGTGCTGGCGCATGCCTTCGCGGCACTTTTGAAGCACGACGAGCCGCTACTCTATCCGGATATCTCCTACAGCTTCTATCCGACCTATGCGGGCCTCTTCGGCATCGATGCGGTCGAGGTGCCGCTCAATGCCGCCTTCCGCATCGACATTGCCGACTATCGCCGGCGCTCAGGCGCGATCATCCTGCCGAACCCCAATGCACCGACCGGTATCGGCCTACCACTCGCCGAGATCGAGAGGCTGGTGGCCGAACATCCGGATCAGCCGGTGGTGATCGACGAAGCCTATATCGACTTCGGCGGCGAGTCTGCCACCGTTCTCGTGCCGAAATACGAGAACCTGCTCGTCGTGCAGACCTTCTCCAAGTCGCGCGCGCTCGCCGGCCTCAGAGTGGGATTCGCGATCGGCCAGCGGCCGCTGATCGAGGCGCTGGAGCGCGTGAAGGATAGTTTCAACTCCTATCCGCTCGGGCGCGTCGCTCAGGCCGGCGCCACAGCCGCGATCGAGGACGAGGCATGGTTCGAGACGACATGCGGCAAGATCATTGCCACGCGCGCGAATTTGACGAATGCCCTCAAGCCGCGCGGTTTCGAGGTCCTGCCCTCGCAGGCGAACTTCGTCTTCGCCCGTCACCCGGAGCATGCGGGGCAGGCGCTGGCGGCGAAGCTGCGTGAACGCGCGGTCATCGTCCGCCACTTCGCCAAGCCGCGAATCTCGGATTTCCTGCGCATCACCGTCGGCACCGACGAGGAATGCGCGAGACTCATCGCGGCGCTAGACGAGATTCTCTGA
- a CDS encoding ATP-binding cassette domain-containing protein produces the protein MSSTALSLKGVEVRFETATLLFDCEVPAGRIVAVAGPSGSGKSTLFNVIAGFEQPERGDVRILGEDMAGRLPGERPVSVIFQEHNLFAHLDVAANVGLGISPALRLDPAERAQVEAALARVGLSGFGGRLPPTLSGGERQRVALARAMVRHRPLLLLDEPFAALDPGMRSEMRNLIGDLHEEEGNTILMITHHPDDVKLLADSVLFLDQGRIIAHDDIAHFLERRDLAAINRFLGNE, from the coding sequence ATGAGTTCCACGGCCCTTTCCCTCAAAGGCGTGGAGGTGCGCTTTGAAACGGCGACACTCCTCTTCGACTGCGAGGTTCCGGCCGGACGAATAGTCGCGGTCGCCGGCCCCTCCGGTTCGGGCAAGTCTACGCTCTTCAACGTCATCGCCGGTTTCGAGCAACCGGAGCGCGGCGACGTCCGCATCCTCGGTGAGGACATGGCCGGTCGCCTGCCGGGGGAGCGGCCCGTATCCGTCATTTTCCAGGAGCACAATCTCTTCGCCCATCTCGACGTCGCCGCTAATGTCGGCCTCGGAATCAGCCCGGCGCTGCGCCTTGATCCCGCCGAGCGCGCGCAGGTTGAAGCTGCGCTGGCGCGAGTGGGCCTCTCCGGCTTCGGCGGACGCCTGCCGCCGACGCTGTCGGGCGGCGAACGCCAGAGGGTGGCGCTCGCACGAGCCATGGTTCGACACCGCCCGCTCTTGCTGCTCGACGAGCCCTTCGCCGCCCTCGATCCCGGCATGCGTAGCGAAATGCGCAACCTCATCGGCGATCTTCACGAGGAGGAAGGCAACACCATTCTGATGATCACGCACCATCCCGACGACGTGAAGCTGCTCGCCGACAGCGTGCTTTTCCTCGACCAGGGTCGTATCATCGCCCATGACGACATCGCTCATTTCCTCGAGCGGCGCGACTTGGCGGCCATCAACCGATTTCTCGGTAACGAGTAG
- a CDS encoding polyprenyl synthetase family protein: protein MKDETSSFSARLKANAAAVEALLTKLLGPAVFADEIARPENLLGAMRHGVLNGGKRLRPFLVAESTALLGGDAEAGLRIGAALECVHCYSLVHDDLPAMDDDDVRRGKPTVHIAFDEAMAILAGDSLLTFAFDIIAAPETALSDRQKTELVLALARAAGHGGMAGGQALDLAAERQAPDEEGIVMLQAMKTGALIRFACEGGAIIADAGAEDRRRMRAFGEKIGLAFQLADDLLDLTADAEAMGKATGKDAARGKGTLVALHGQGWAERELERLVKEAEGLLDPYGARSAILAEAARFIANRRS, encoded by the coding sequence ATGAAAGACGAGACTTCATCCTTTTCGGCGCGCCTCAAGGCCAATGCGGCCGCGGTCGAGGCGCTGCTTACGAAGCTTCTGGGGCCGGCCGTTTTCGCGGATGAGATCGCCCGCCCGGAAAACCTCCTCGGCGCCATGCGCCACGGCGTGCTCAACGGCGGCAAGCGGCTGCGTCCTTTCCTCGTCGCGGAGAGCACCGCTCTCCTCGGCGGCGACGCCGAAGCCGGCTTGCGGATCGGCGCGGCGCTCGAATGCGTGCATTGTTATTCGCTCGTCCACGACGATCTGCCGGCAATGGACGATGACGACGTCCGGCGCGGGAAGCCGACGGTACACATCGCCTTCGACGAGGCGATGGCGATCCTGGCGGGCGACAGCCTGCTGACCTTCGCCTTCGACATCATCGCCGCCCCGGAAACGGCGCTTTCAGACCGTCAGAAGACGGAGCTCGTGCTGGCGCTTGCGCGCGCCGCAGGCCATGGCGGCATGGCCGGCGGACAGGCGCTCGACCTTGCCGCCGAGAGACAAGCTCCCGACGAGGAAGGCATCGTCATGTTGCAGGCGATGAAGACCGGCGCCCTCATCCGCTTCGCCTGCGAGGGAGGCGCCATCATCGCCGATGCGGGCGCTGAGGATCGCCGGCGTATGCGCGCCTTCGGCGAAAAGATCGGTCTCGCCTTCCAGCTTGCCGACGACCTGCTGGACCTCACGGCGGATGCCGAAGCGATGGGCAAGGCGACCGGCAAGGATGCTGCCCGCGGCAAGGGTACGCTCGTCGCCCTCCACGGCCAAGGCTGGGCCGAGCGCGAGCTTGAAAGACTGGTCAAGGAGGCGGAAGGCCTCCTTGATCCCTATGGCGCTCGCTCTGCCATCCTTGCCGAAGCCGCCCGCTTCATCGCCAACCGCAGGAGTTAG
- a CDS encoding beta-ketoacyl-ACP reductase, which yields MSRVALVTGGSRGIGAAICVALKAAGYRVAANYAGNDEKAQAFKQETGIPVYKWDVSSYQACVEGIAKVEADLGPIDILVNNAGITRDAMFHKMTAEQWGEVISTNLTGLFNMTHPVWSGMRDRGFGRIINISSINGQKGQMGQANYSAAKAGDLGFTKALAQEGAAKGITVNAICPGYIGTEMVRAVPEKVLNERIIPQIPVGRLGEPEEVARCVVFLASDDAGFITGSTISANGGQYFA from the coding sequence ATGAGCAGAGTAGCATTGGTTACGGGCGGGTCGCGCGGCATCGGCGCTGCAATTTGCGTCGCGCTGAAGGCGGCGGGCTACAGGGTGGCCGCGAACTATGCCGGCAACGACGAGAAGGCGCAGGCCTTCAAGCAGGAGACGGGCATTCCGGTCTATAAATGGGACGTCTCCAGCTATCAGGCTTGCGTCGAGGGCATCGCCAAGGTGGAGGCCGACCTCGGGCCGATCGACATCCTCGTCAACAATGCCGGCATCACCCGCGATGCGATGTTCCACAAGATGACGGCGGAGCAGTGGGGTGAAGTCATCAGCACCAATCTGACGGGGCTCTTCAACATGACGCATCCCGTCTGGTCGGGCATGCGCGACCGCGGCTTCGGCCGCATCATCAACATCTCGTCGATCAACGGCCAGAAGGGGCAGATGGGCCAGGCGAATTATTCCGCCGCCAAGGCAGGCGATCTCGGCTTCACCAAGGCGCTCGCCCAGGAGGGAGCAGCGAAAGGGATTACCGTCAATGCGATCTGCCCCGGCTATATCGGTACCGAGATGGTGCGCGCCGTGCCGGAAAAGGTGCTGAACGAGCGGATCATTCCCCAGATTCCGGTTGGTCGTCTCGGCGAACCGGAGGAAGTCGCGCGCTGCGTCGTCTTCCTTGCCTCCGATGACGCCGGCTTCATCACCGGCTCGACGATTTCGGCAAACGGCGGCCAGTATTTCGCCTGA
- the phaR gene encoding polyhydroxyalkanoate synthesis repressor PhaR, with the protein MAKNEGQIVIKKYANRRLYNTGTSTYVTLDDLAVMVKRGEDFVVQDAKSGEDITHSVLTQIIFEQESKTGNTLLPISFLRQLISFYGDQMQMVVPSYLEHSMQAFTEQQAQMREQITKAFGDTPLGKNLQVPLQLVEEQVRRNTEMFHQAMQMFSPFMAAAPPAKETKKAEAKDIDELKEQLRALQTKLDNLG; encoded by the coding sequence ATGGCGAAGAATGAAGGCCAGATCGTTATCAAGAAATATGCGAACCGGCGTCTCTACAACACCGGTACGAGCACCTATGTGACCCTCGACGACCTGGCCGTCATGGTAAAGCGGGGGGAGGACTTCGTCGTCCAGGACGCCAAGTCCGGCGAGGACATCACCCATTCCGTGCTGACGCAGATCATCTTCGAGCAGGAGTCGAAGACTGGCAACACGCTCCTGCCGATTTCTTTCCTGCGGCAACTGATCTCCTTCTACGGCGACCAGATGCAGATGGTCGTGCCGAGCTACCTCGAACACTCGATGCAAGCCTTCACCGAGCAGCAGGCGCAGATGCGCGAGCAGATCACCAAGGCTTTCGGTGACACGCCGCTCGGCAAGAACCTGCAGGTGCCGCTGCAACTCGTCGAGGAACAGGTCCGGCGCAATACCGAGATGTTCCATCAGGCGATGCAGATGTTCTCGCCCTTCATGGCCGCCGCCCCGCCGGCCAAAGAAACCAAGAAGGCCGAGGCGAAGGACATAGACGAGCTCAAGGAACAGCTTCGGGCGCTGCAGACGAAGCTCGACAACTTGGGCTGA
- the mtgA gene encoding monofunctional biosynthetic peptidoglycan transglycosylase, with product MRKTWRARRRRIVFFALSALLLPYALIVLYLLEFIHPISTLMLRDLILLRGYDRQWVEFDDIAPVLVQSVMMSEDGQFCSHGGVDWNQMRGVVENALDGEQTRGASTIPMQAVKNLFLWNGRSFVRKALELPLAIAADFVWSKRRMMEIYLNVAEWGDGIYGIEAAARHHFGVSAAKLSRRQAALLAVALPNPIDRNAGKPGRGLRRLASVIERRASRSGGYITCLYD from the coding sequence ATGCGTAAGACATGGCGGGCACGGCGCCGGCGCATCGTCTTCTTTGCTCTTTCCGCCCTGCTGCTGCCATACGCGCTGATCGTCCTCTATCTCCTCGAATTCATTCATCCGATCTCGACATTGATGCTGCGTGACCTCATTCTCCTGCGCGGCTATGATCGGCAATGGGTGGAGTTCGACGATATCGCACCGGTGCTCGTCCAGTCGGTAATGATGTCGGAAGACGGCCAGTTCTGCTCGCATGGCGGCGTCGACTGGAACCAGATGCGCGGCGTCGTCGAGAATGCGCTCGACGGCGAGCAGACGCGCGGCGCAAGCACGATCCCGATGCAGGCGGTCAAGAACCTTTTTCTCTGGAACGGCCGCTCCTTCGTCCGTAAAGCGTTGGAACTGCCGCTTGCGATTGCAGCCGATTTCGTCTGGAGCAAGCGGCGGATGATGGAAATCTACCTGAACGTCGCCGAATGGGGCGACGGCATCTATGGTATCGAGGCCGCCGCGCGGCATCATTTCGGCGTTTCGGCAGCGAAGCTTTCGCGCCGCCAGGCAGCGCTGCTTGCCGTGGCGTTGCCGAACCCGATCGACCGCAATGCCGGCAAGCCGGGGCGGGGTCTGAGACGTCTCGCTTCGGTGATCGAGCGCCGCGCCAGCCGCTCGGGCGGTTACATCACGTGTCTTTATGATTGA